From the genome of Malus sylvestris chromosome 6, drMalSylv7.2, whole genome shotgun sequence, one region includes:
- the LOC126625936 gene encoding F-box/kelch-repeat protein SKIP25-like → MAMSEAKTSISPSESKKRSQNDDQHQPLLPGLPDSIALLSLSLVHPSVLFSVCTSWRRLIYSSSFPPFLSLYALFSSSASASSNSIHFYSFDPISSDWHPLPPTPPDPPLRLVLRHPSFTSRNFPIQSVSACGNLILLAATTHNFLHALPRPLVFDPVTRNWTFGPPFTTPRRWCVVGVLSGVVYMASGIGSHFSMDVARSVEKWDLSKWKKYQVNSNGWEKVSGLRDGRFSRDAIDAVGWRGKLCMVNVKGHAAKEGAVYDAEKDTWQDMPEGMIIGWRGLVAAMDEDVMYVVDEANGALRKYDPNKDVWEEIFESERLRGADQIAAGGGRVCVVCGGEIFVVDVSAATPRLWAVETPSGLEALAIHILPRMSNAD, encoded by the coding sequence ATGGCAATGTCAGAGGCAAAGACTTCCATATCTCCCTCAGAAAGCAAGAAACGGAGTCAAAACGACGACCAACATCAGCCCCTCCTGCCTGGTCTGCCGGACAGCATAGCCCtactctccctctccctcgtCCATCCTTCTGTTTTGTTCTCCGTTTGCACCTCATGGCGCCGCCTTATCTACTCCTCCTCCTtccctccttttctctctctctacgcCCTCTTCTCCTCCTCAGCTTCCGCCTCCTCTAATTCCATTCATTTCTACAGCTTTGACCCGATCTCCTCCGACTGGCATCCCCTCCCCCCAACCCCTCCCGACCCGCCTCTCCGCCTCGTCCTTCGCCACCCCTCTTTCACATCCCGCAACTTCCCCATCCAATCCGTCTCCGCATGCGGCAACCTAATCCTCCTCGCAGCCACCACCCATAACTTTCTCCACGCTCTCCCTCGCCCTCTGGTCTTCGACCCAGTTACCAGAAACTGGACCTTCGGTCCCCCATTCACCACGCCACGCCGCTGGTGTGTGGTCGGAGTGCTAAGTGGAGTGGTCTACATGGCGAGTGGAATCGGGTCCCATTTCTCTATGGATGTTGCGCGTTCAGTAGAGAAGTGGGACTTAAGCAAATGGAAAAAGTATCAAGTTAATTCGAATGGTTGGGAGAAAGTGAGCGGGCTTCGAGATGGGAGATTCAGCAGAGATGCGATCGACGCTGTGGGATGGAGAGGAAAGCTCTGCATGGTCAATGTTAAGGGACACGCTGCAAAAGAGGGAGCTGTCTACGATGCGGAGAAGGACACGTGGCAAGACATGCCGGAAGGGATGATTATTGGGTGGAGAGGACTGGTGGCAGCCATGGACGAGGACGTGATGTACGTGGTGGACGAGGCCAACGGTGCTTTGAGAAAATACGATCCCAACAAGGATGTGTGGGAAGAGATATTCGAGTCCGAGAGGCTGAGAGGAGCTGATCAGATCGCTGCCGGAGGTGGAAGAGTTTGCGTTGTTTGTGGTGGTGAGATATTTGTGGTGGACGTGTCGGCGGCGACGCCGAGGCTTTGGGCTGTAGAAACGCCTTCGGGGCTAGAGGCGCTGGCGATTCATATCTTGCCGAGAATGAGCAATGCGGAttga